The Lycium barbarum isolate Lr01 chromosome 9, ASM1917538v2, whole genome shotgun sequence genome has a segment encoding these proteins:
- the LOC132609726 gene encoding protein GAMETE CELL DEFECTIVE 1, mitochondrial isoform X2 — MKDISVLMKQVMEPGARGSYLKDSEKTEMYKKHKENPELYTVERLAKDYRIMRQRVHAILWLKELEEEEEKKLGRPLDDSVELLLDTCPEFFNSHDREFHVATLPYKPDFKVMPEGWDGTTRDPDEVHYEISMKEDEMLYQEFVQRMNFNKMKMAKKVKCHKYSRRRPSNGWNFTVEMLGSRGKRGNGGGWKFVSQPDGSSRPLDEFEKMFVKRETPRRRKKILP, encoded by the exons ATGAAAGATATCAGTGTTTTGATGAAAcag GTAATGGAGCCAGGTGCAAGGGGGTCTTATTTGAAGGATTCAGAGAAGACAGAAATGTACAAGAAGCATAAGGAGAACCCAGAGTTGTATACGGTTGAGCGCTTAGCTAAAGATTACAGGATCATGAGGCAGAGGGTTCATGCAATTCTGTGGCTGAAGGAACTTGAGGAGGAGGAAGAGAAGAAGCTTGGACGTCCATTGGATGACTCGGTAGAGCTCTTGCTTGATACATGCCCAGA ATTTTTCAATTCTCATGACAGGGAATTTCATGTTGCAACTCTTCCTTATAAACCGGACTTCAAGGTCATGCCCGAGGGTTGGGATGGGACTACCAGGGATCCTGATGAGGTGCACTATGAAATATCAATGAAGGAAGATGAGATGTTGTATCAAGAGTTTGTCCAGAGGATGAACTTCAACAAGATGAAG ATGGCGAAAAAAGTGAAATGCCACAAGTATAGCCGCAGGCGCCCTTCAAATGGCTGGAATTTCACTGTTGAGATGCTAGGATCTCGTGGCAAGCGTGGGAATGGTGGTGGTTGGAAGTTTGTTAGTCAACCTGATGGTTCCAGTCGACCCCTTGATGAGTTTGAGAAGATGTTTGTCAAGAGAGAGACCCCACGTCGAAGGAAAAAAATTCTCCCTTGA
- the LOC132609726 gene encoding protein GAMETE CELL DEFECTIVE 1, mitochondrial isoform X3, whose amino-acid sequence MKDISVLMKQVMEPGARGSYLKDSEKTEMYKKHKENPELYTVERLAKDYRIMRQRVHAILWLKELEEEEEKKLGRPLDDSVELLLDTCPEFFNSHDREFHVATLPYKPDFKVMPEGWDGTTRDPDEVHYEISMKEDEMLYQEFVQRMNFNKMKMAKKVKCHKYSRRRPSNGWNFTVEMLGSRGKRGNGGGWKFVSQPDGSSRPLDEFEKMFVKRETPRRRKKILP is encoded by the exons ATGAAGGATATCAGTGTTTTGATGAAACAG GTAATGGAGCCAGGTGCAAGGGGGTCTTATTTGAAGGATTCAGAGAAGACAGAAATGTACAAGAAGCATAAGGAGAACCCAGAGTTGTATACGGTTGAGCGCTTAGCTAAAGATTACAGGATCATGAGGCAGAGGGTTCATGCAATTCTGTGGCTGAAGGAACTTGAGGAGGAGGAAGAGAAGAAGCTTGGACGTCCATTGGATGACTCGGTAGAGCTCTTGCTTGATACATGCCCAGA ATTTTTCAATTCTCATGACAGGGAATTTCATGTTGCAACTCTTCCTTATAAACCGGACTTCAAGGTCATGCCCGAGGGTTGGGATGGGACTACCAGGGATCCTGATGAGGTGCACTATGAAATATCAATGAAGGAAGATGAGATGTTGTATCAAGAGTTTGTCCAGAGGATGAACTTCAACAAGATGAAG ATGGCGAAAAAAGTGAAATGCCACAAGTATAGCCGCAGGCGCCCTTCAAATGGCTGGAATTTCACTGTTGAGATGCTAGGATCTCGTGGCAAGCGTGGGAATGGTGGTGGTTGGAAGTTTGTTAGTCAACCTGATGGTTCCAGTCGACCCCTTGATGAGTTTGAGAAGATGTTTGTCAAGAGAGAGACCCCACGTCGAAGGAAAAAAATTCTCCCTTGA
- the LOC132609726 gene encoding protein GAMETE CELL DEFECTIVE 1, mitochondrial isoform X1, whose translation MRALQRILTNFSQNPFHKTLKNINFIKPFSTGNDKSWSSNFGSSSTEQDSLGWDNAGSNSWSTGLTKEHFDGEVVGRQMGSGRPDNGPTVGGFGSARWTDEEIDRVKELHAENRKGKAFVDGWDDRMKDISVLMKQVMEPGARGSYLKDSEKTEMYKKHKENPELYTVERLAKDYRIMRQRVHAILWLKELEEEEEKKLGRPLDDSVELLLDTCPEFFNSHDREFHVATLPYKPDFKVMPEGWDGTTRDPDEVHYEISMKEDEMLYQEFVQRMNFNKMKMAKKVKCHKYSRRRPSNGWNFTVEMLGSRGKRGNGGGWKFVSQPDGSSRPLDEFEKMFVKRETPRRRKKILP comes from the exons atgcgaGCTTTACAACGAATCTTAACAAATTTCTCACAAAACCCATTTCATAAAACCTTAAAAAACATCAACTTTATTAAACCTTTTTCTACTGGAAATGATAAAAGTTGGAGTTCCAATTTCGGGTCATCATCTACAGAACAAGATTCTTTGGGTTGGGATAATGCTGGTTCAAATTCATGGTCTACTGGTTTAACTAAAGAGCATTTTGATGGTGAAGTTGTGGGCCGACAAATGGGTTCGGGTCGACCCGATAATGGCCCGACTGTTGGTGGATTCGGGTCAGCTAGATGGACTGATGAAGAGATTGATAGAGTTAAGGAACTTCATGCTGAGAATAGAAAAGGGAAAGCTTTTGTTGATGGATGGGATGATAGAATGAAAGATATCAGTGTTTTGATGAAACAG GTAATGGAGCCAGGTGCAAGGGGGTCTTATTTGAAGGATTCAGAGAAGACAGAAATGTACAAGAAGCATAAGGAGAACCCAGAGTTGTATACGGTTGAGCGCTTAGCTAAAGATTACAGGATCATGAGGCAGAGGGTTCATGCAATTCTGTGGCTGAAGGAACTTGAGGAGGAGGAAGAGAAGAAGCTTGGACGTCCATTGGATGACTCGGTAGAGCTCTTGCTTGATACATGCCCAGA ATTTTTCAATTCTCATGACAGGGAATTTCATGTTGCAACTCTTCCTTATAAACCGGACTTCAAGGTCATGCCCGAGGGTTGGGATGGGACTACCAGGGATCCTGATGAGGTGCACTATGAAATATCAATGAAGGAAGATGAGATGTTGTATCAAGAGTTTGTCCAGAGGATGAACTTCAACAAGATGAAG ATGGCGAAAAAAGTGAAATGCCACAAGTATAGCCGCAGGCGCCCTTCAAATGGCTGGAATTTCACTGTTGAGATGCTAGGATCTCGTGGCAAGCGTGGGAATGGTGGTGGTTGGAAGTTTGTTAGTCAACCTGATGGTTCCAGTCGACCCCTTGATGAGTTTGAGAAGATGTTTGTCAAGAGAGAGACCCCACGTCGAAGGAAAAAAATTCTCCCTTGA